In Torulaspora delbrueckii CBS 1146 chromosome 1, complete genome, one genomic interval encodes:
- the VMA8 gene encoding H(+)-transporting V1 sector ATPase subunit D (similar to Saccharomyces cerevisiae VMA8 (YEL051W); ancestral locus Anc_5.518) yields the protein MSGTREQVFPTRMTLGLMKTKLKGANQGYSLLKRKSEALTKRFRDITKRIDDAKQKMGRVMQTAAFSLAEVSYATGENIGYQVQESVSNARFKVKARQENVSGVYLPQFESYIDANINDFKLTGLGRGGQQVQRAKEIYSKAVETLVELASLQTAFIILDEVIKVTNRRVNAIEHVIIPRTENTIAYINSELDELDREEFYRLKKVQEKKQLETARLDAEMKEAKLAKQQQQEGSHNEVNKDDDTAADAQSATVVEEQEEDVIF from the coding sequence ATGTCTGGCACAAGAGAACAGGTCTTCCCTACGCGTATGACGCTAGGGTTGATGAAAACGAAGCTAAAAGGTGCAAACCAGGGTTATTCGCTGTTAAAACGTAAGTCTGAGGCTTTGACCAAGCGGTTTCGTGATATTACGAAGCGAATTGATGATGCCAAGCAAAAGATGGGTCGTGTTATGCAAACTGCCGCGTTTTCGTTAGCAGAAGTCTCGTACGCAACAGGTGAGAACATAGGATACCAAGTGCAAGAAAGTGTTTCTAATGCTAGATTCAAGGTTAAAGCTCGCCAAGAGAATGTTAGTGGTGTTTACCTACCACAATTCGAGTCGTATATTGATGCCAAtatcaatgatttcaaattgacGGGTCTGGGACGTGGTGGTCAACAAGTCCAGCGTGCCAAGGAGATTTACTCCAAAGCTGTGGAGACCTTGGTGGAATTGGCTTCATTACAGACCGCATTTATCATCCTGGATGAAGTTATCAAAGTGACAAATAGAAGAGTCAATGCTATTGAGCATGTCATTATCCCAAGAACCGAGAACACCATTGCTTACATCAACAGTGAATTGGATGAATTGGACAGAGAAGAGTTTTAtagattgaagaaggtgcaagagaagaaacagctCGAGACAGCTCGATTAGATGCTGAGATGAAAGAGGCGAAATTGGCtaagcaacaacagcaagAAGGATCACACAATGAAGTGAATAAAGACGATGACACTGCGGCTGATGCCCAATCTGCAACGGTCGtagaagaacaagaggaagatgtcATATTTTAG
- the SYF1 gene encoding mRNA splicing protein SYF1 (similar to Saccharomyces cerevisiae SYF1 (YDR416W); ancestral locus Anc_5.519), with protein sequence MDDISRYVADEDDLAFEYELQRTPQSVVTWRRYLDSWKEDGRPDSHIVWLYERFCRQFQSDMEIWEDYIQWLLQRCGKSVEYTDIMELFIRSLSYCAKNCEDLCIMFLEFAIGQLDLKYIRMAFDISLKRLPRDGHGRVWEKVLRFIDETLSPLTRNEETEYDDIFEELSILIYKGLFEKTDEGNHELDLWTSLILKRYLDVCPSEQRPLNVIRIAQTGDHDFLYTAYRKFYGNGPQSTLPYSTNLLYLESLESLNKREAYEQFITELAGVFPENWVELKVTLVKFYIKSAQHDKIVHVLEDSLARTQSVQEFSVLYSTYLNYEKAFIDIVLQELKNNSQVIGDWEQQVESHLSRLQGLIESYEIRLNDIKIRRNPNLVSNWSERATLFPAAAGKCDVYSHAILTIDPYRVNIPGSLGKLWCAYAELYWEAGDFDSAREVYDRGLRVPYPYLQDLEELWTTWAEHELESFSIEFAIKLMEDALQVPENPELLVDRFKEGDKKVPAQAVVFTSLKLWLLYLDFTESLSYDSSEYTEKTIALYEQMIALKVATPMVFINYAHFLQEHREELSSFQVYERAIGTFPPETQLEIWDLYLTEGTAEDSPLAKEQIRDLFDQALENLTNGRIDCKTIFLLYSDFEEQCGLLNRCCEILLQGARKTANLEDKITLWQMCISKAKALLGNEESRKLYEECIQSLPNSQVMKFVVDFARTEAVLGEIERARELFKYGAQLLPPGRNGLLWEKWDEFEVRNGNKESYKDMLKLKRKLEKEMRIETEAESQLEGNIAFVAASKQNVVNPEEIELNI encoded by the coding sequence ATGGATGATATTAGTCGATATGTGGCTGATGAGGACGATTTAGCGTTTGAATACGAATTGCAACGGACTCCGCAGAGTGTAGTTACATGGAGAAGGTACTTGGATAGCTGGAAGGAGGATGGGAGACCTGATAGCCATATTGTTTGGCTTTACGAACGGTTCTGTCGCCAGTTTCAAAGTGATATGGAAATTTGGGAGGATTATATACAGTGGTTGCTCCAAAGATGTGGGAAAAGTGTGGAATATACAGATATTATGGAACTATTCATACGAAGCCTATCTTATTGTGCTAAGAATTGTGAAGACTTGTGCATAATGTTTTTGGAGTTTGCAATAGGTCAATTGGATCTGAAATATATCAGGATGGCATTCGACATTTCGCTCAAGAGACTTCCGAGAGACGGTCATGGGCGTGTTTGGGAGAAAGTACTGCGATTCATTGACGAGACTTTGTCCCCATTGACTCGCAATGAGGAAACGGAAtatgatgatattttcgAGGAATTGAGTATCCTCATTTACAAAGgactatttgaaaaaactgATGAGGGGAATCATGAATTAGATCTGTGGACATCGCTTATCCTGAAGAGATACTTGGATGTATGTCCAAGCGAACAGAGACCCTTGAATGTGATTCGAATAGCACAAACGGGTGATCATGACTTTCTCTATACAGCATACCGCAAGTTTTATGGCAATGGACCTCAGTCAACGCTCCCGTACTCTACTAATCTCCTGTACCTTGAGTCATTGGAATCCCTGAATAAAAGAGAAGCGTACGAACAATTTATCACCGAGTTGGCCGGAGTATTCCCTGAGAACTGGGTCGAATTGAAAGTAACACTTGTCAAATTCTACATCAAGTCAGCGCAACACGATAAGATAGTTCACGTGTTGGAAGATTCTTTGGCCAGGACTCAGAGTGTCCAGGAATTTTCTGTGCTCTATAGCACATACCTGAACTATGAGAAAGCATTTATCGACATCGTTCTGCAGGAGTTAAAAAATAACTCACAAGTCATCGGTGATTGGGAACAGCAAGTTGAAAGTCATCTGAGTCGGCTTCAAGGTCTTATTGAGTCGTATGAGATACGGCTCAATGATATTAAGATCAGGAGAAATCCCAATTTGGTTAGCAATTGGTCGGAGAGAGCGACTCTGTTTCCCGCGGCTGCTGGAAAGTGTGATGTATACTCGCACGCTATACTGACCATCGATCCTTATAGAGTTAACATTCCCGGTTCTCTCGGCAAGCTATGGTGTGCTTACGCGGAGCTTTATTGGGAAGCAGGAGATTTCGATAGTGCTCGCGAAGTTTATGATCGAGGACTCAGAGTACCTTATCCATACCTACAAGACCTTGAGGAGCTATGGACAACATGGGCTGAACATGAATTGgaaagcttttcaataGAATTTGCCATTAAGCTGATGGAAGACGCTTTGCAAGTTCCTGAGAATCCTGAGCTATTAGTGGATagattcaaagaaggagacaAGAAAGTACCCGCGCAGGCTGTGGTTTTCACCTCTTTGAAACTCTGGTTGTTATACTTGGATTTTACAGAGTCTCTTTCTTATGATTCTTCAGAGTACACCGAAAAGACCATTGCACTTTATGAACAAATGATTGCGTTAAAGGTGGCGACACCGATGGTGTTCATAAACTACGCACATTTCTTGCAAGAACATAGGGAAGAGCTTTCTAGTTTCCAAGTTTACGAACGTGCAATTGGAACTTTCCCACCAGAAACACAACTTGAGATATGGGATCTGTACTTGACAGAAGGGACCGCTGAAGACAGTCCCCTTGCAAAAGAGCAAATCAGAGATTTGTTCGATCAGGCACTAGAGAACTTGACcaatggaagaattgattgTAAAACTATTTTCCTTTTGTACAGTGATTTTGAGGAGCAATGTGGTCTGCTAAATAGATGTTGTGAAATCCTCTTGCAAGGCGCCAGAAAGACAGCCAATCTGGAAGACAAGATAACCTTGTGGCAAATGTGCATCTCTAAAGCAAAAGCACTGTTGGGTAACGAAGAATCACGGAAATTGTATGAAGAATGCATCCAATCTTTACCTAATTCTCAAGTAATGAAATTCGTTGTGGACTTTGCAAGAACAGAAGCGGTTCTTGGGGAAATCGAGAGAGCAAgagaactcttcaaatacGGTGCCCAGCTCCTACCACCAGGAAGGAATGGTCTTCTATGGGAAAAATGGGACGAGTTTGAAGTAAGAAATGGTAATAAGGAGAGCTACAAGGACATGTTGAAActcaaaagaaaattggagAAGGAAATGCGGATTGAGACCGAAGCTGAAAGTCAATTGGAAGGTAATATTGCCTTTGTTGCCGCTTCAAAACAGAACGTTGTTAATCCGGAAGAAATAGAGTTGAATATATAG